The DNA region CAAGACTTGCATAAACATATCGAGGGAAGAAACAATTGGGGCGATAGGAAATTTAGGGCAAAAAAGCAGTGAAGATTATTAAATTTACTTAGACTTACTTCAATTATCTATTGGCTCGTATAAAATATAGTTGtcaatgaaaatatataaaatcttgATGTCTTTTCTGTGTCTAGTATTTGTTCTTAGGTAAATTTGCAGCTACTGATAACTAAAGGTTGTCAGctattttaaattgcattagttttatatattcttggCATGCATTTATCAGAAATATATTGTGGATCTCTGTTATAATTCAGCTATCGTGAGTTatatttggttttaattttcgAACAACAAATATGACAATACTACTCTACGCTACAAAAGGTGCTCGGAATTCACCTACATTATGTCGAAAATATGTTGTAAATGCTTCAAGGTACTAGATATATCATCAATATAATTCTCAAATCTTCAACATCAATTTGCTAATGCGTGTAGGATTAGGTGCAttattttgtgtaattttcATTGGACTTTCTTTTTGAGAttaacaatttgcatattggGTACTTTGTCCGTTATTACAAATGTGAAATCGATTGGAGTGTTGGGACAATAATTCCATTTGGCAAAGCTTATATAACTACGAAATACATATGTTTCCCAATCGTGGTGTTATTTTGTTGCATTGTTTTCAGCTATTCTTATTTTGTCTTAAATTGCAGTTTGaatattttcgtattttacTTGTGGAACGTTCAATGTGATGGACTGTCGTTAATTCGATGTTTGGCGCGTGATTTGCTGTGTGAGGCGCGTCGCAGGCTGCTGACGCTGCCTGGGCAATTGTCATAAAAATCTAATGATTCCGATGAGAATGCTATATATCGCAATTGGTGTGATATAAAGAAAAGGTTAGGTTTGAGTAAATACTGTTTTGGTAAAAATCTGTGTTCATTCAATGGGTCTTGCTATTGAAAAATAAACGCTATTGGTTAAAGCAATGCATTACGGTATAGCTTGGGCAAAAGCTAAAGCAAATTCTACCAGATACTAACCTTTATCCGTGGGGGATCCCAGGGTCAGGCTACTCAGACTGGAGCTCAGGTTGTATGGACGCGGAGAAGGTGGCACCGGCGCGGACTCGTCGCCTGGCAAACAGGTCTCAACCATGGCCTCCAAACAGTTGACAAACAGCTCCGAGGACTCACCCATCATATTGTACTAAGAagaatatatttcaattataaatTTTGGATTCTTCGGAGTTCCTTGTTTTAAGCACTAACCTTGGTGAAGGGACCAGCAAATCGCCAGAGTCCGCCAAAACCACAACTCTGCAGGaagtgcagctgctgctgggaaGGATCTTCGCTGGCTAGCATATTTTGTATAATGTTCTGCACAGAGTTGAGCACCACTTGGTCGTGTGACACAGACAAGATATTGTTTATCTTTTGGTCCAGCAGTGAATGGCTatgaaatcaaaaatgtattataatATTTCACGAAAGACGCTAGAAATCGATGTACTCACATGACTGGAAACACTTTTGGAAAAACCACCGATCCTTCAGCCAAATACTGATACAAAACGCGCGTTTCGCCCTCATCCGAAGAATACTTGACCAAGGTGGCCAAAACAGTCAGTACCAGGGCCTGGATGGACAGATCAGGCAAGACCTCGGGATCGAGCAGTACGTTGGACTCGTTGGACACTGACGAACGCGAACCGCGTTCCTGTTCAAATACAAAttcattttgtaataaaatggATGTGATATTGAATTACACACAGATATGGTAAAAAAGTACTAGTGAAGATGAAATATCTACGATATATACGAAATGTGCATGTTGGCAATGGGTAAAGTGAACTGAACAGCTTTTTGACTGCCTTCATTCGGTGCCATGCAAGAGTAATCAAACTAAATGACATTACAGCGAAACATTAATGACCTCATTTTGGAATGGGTTTTAGTAGCAAACTTAAACATATTGGATTTAGTGGGGTAGTAGTTAGTTAGTCTTAGCTAAGAGATAAGTTTTGTTGAGCAGTACCTGACGTTCTTCGATGCCGGTTGCATTGTTCGGATCTTTGGTCGTCGGCACCGAGAATGAGCGTTGAGTTTTGAACAAAACTCGCGCGTTCTACGGAGTTTAATTTAGTGTTCGGGGTGGTTGTTGATTTTGCACAGTGTTGATGTTCGAGTTGTTGTTTTAGCGAGTTTCGGTAACCAAATCAAACGTAAATCAAATGACAATGTTCATGcgtagtagtagtagtagaaGTGGCAGGTGGCAGTTACAAGTTTAGAGTTCATATAGGACATATAGTAATATCGATATTGATGAAAGTTACAAGCACCAATTAGATGTAAGATTCGGCAGGCAGATTATGGCATAAATATGGTTTCAACGAGTATACATTGTGATTTATATgtaacgttttttttttatattcaaatcaaacataaaaagagaaaagaaaaaatcattGAACGATTATTAGTTATGCAACGGCTGATCTCGATACATAGTTGATATTACATAGTAGATGGCATATAAAGGATATATTTGGATATATAAACTCAAATAGATAGCCAAAAGTTATCATAGCAGATGGTTATAACAACTTTTGCACAGCGAATTTCGAACAAGTGGGAATTACTGCACGGCTTAATAGATCTTATAAACTCACCTGAAGAGTGGGCACCTTGTGCTGGCGGGCAAACTGCAAAGCGGACTGATCCAGGATGTCCCAACTTTTTTGGCGGCGTGACAGGGGCAGGCCGATCTAAAGGAAATGTCAGAATGTCATTGGTCCCTTAATGATTTAACTTTCATTTAACTAACAGCTTGCACTCCGCCGGATGCTTCACCGTTTTCCGCACTACTACTGAGATCGGCTGGCCAGCGGGGAAGAGCATGTTTCACGTGACATCTGGAACGCACTTCCTCGGAGACAGCCACCAACGCAGTCAAATAGGCAACACTGTCAGGTGTTACCTCGAATTTGTCCCGATGCAGGGGCTTGGCTATGATGCCCAGTAGCATCGTCAGAACTCGAGAGGTGCGCGAGACGGTTGTTGGTGTAGGATGGCGGAAGCCCTGAAAAGTATCATATATGTAGTTAAGGAATAAGTTCGGTTAATGGTAGTTCAAAACTTACCTTGATCAAATGTCCCACGAGGGCAAAGTGGAAATTGCTGCGGAAGGAGAGGCCCACAGCGTGATCCAGTTGCTTGAAATGCCACTCCAGCTTCTCCCTTGTTTTCATCATGACTTCGGCTATGGTCTCCTTCTTATCAAAGCAGCCCTGTGACTTAAGGGTGTGCAGATTTTGCTCGAGCAGAGCTAACCCAGCGCCGTACAGGGTAATCTCGTCCAGCTGCAGTACCGAAATGGCCACCCAGAAGAGGGCCCGATGAATGGGCGACTCTGGCCGGAGCAGTGGTTGAATGCGAGTTAAGCACATTACTAGAGCCTCGATCAGAATGAGATCGTTGAAAGATTCGAGGGCTTTCACCAGGATGCGAAGTAACTGCTTGACTTCGTGGTCGGTAACACTCTTGCTGATGCATCCGTAAACTATAAGGGCTCTAGGCTGTAGGGCTGGATTGTAGCAGAATGCAAAACTGCGAGCCAAAGAGGTCCAGGTGTTGAGCCATTCGCAGTCCGGAACATCACGCATGCAAGCCTCCATGATTTCCAGCAGGGCATCTGTGATAACCTCTAGCGATGGTAGTGATAAACGCTCCCGATCGGCGGGCAGAGGTTGGGTAACTCTTTCATTTCCCAACCATTTATCTGTGGGGTGACGGCAGCTGGAGCGGAAAGCTGTAACTGCTGCCGACTTCACCTTGCTGATGCCGAAGAGTAGGTAGAACTTGGGCAGTGAGAACTCATCCAGGGACAGTCGAAGTACTCGCTGCGCCTCCTCTGAAAAGGAGGGATTTGTGCATGTGCACAGCGAGTGGATGATGTTGATCACCAGGCCATGGGTGGAGGCTCGCATTGACAGGGATCCTGAGCATACCAAAAACGTAATGGTGTGGAATAGATATGGCACCGATGTGGCCACATCCAAACAATTGTTGAAGGACAACATGAGCAGGTATCGACCCAGAATGGCAATGTCGTCCCACATCATGTGCTGCTCCAGATATTGCGTGGGATTTGTGCAGGATTTGTCCATGACTCGGCATATTCGCGTTATGACCTTTTTGGACACCAGTTGGACATTCGCTGAAGCGAGAGCCACTGCCGTGTCAGCCATAATCTCCACCTGTGGTGATCCCAATCCATATGTGATCGATTTATGCAAAAAATTATCCAATACCATATCGATCAGCTCGGGAATCTGTCCAATCGATCCCCAGATCTTGGCCTGCACTGAGGGATACATTTCCTTTTGGTCAATGGTTAAATTGATAAGCTTGTCCAAAATCTGAGAGACCTTCAGCTTCTTGGAGTCATCGTTGGATTTACAAAACTTGACCAGGTTCTTCAGCCATGGCGTCATGTACTCCAAACACAAATGCTTCAGCTCTATGGTGCTGCGCTGGAAGCCCTGAATGGACTCTTCAAGGAATTCCAGAGTCAGATGCGGTTCATTGGTGGCAAGCTTCTCGCTAACGGACTTAATAAATATGGTATTATTGGAGGGTATGCAAAGTCCTTGGGTCTCCAACAACTGACCCTCAATCTTCAGATCAAAAGTAGCGGTCAAAGCACACAGCAAATTGTAGGCAGCAGTCCTAAGATTGGGGTCACATGATCCCAGATTGAGGAGCGCCATGTTCAGCAGCGTTCCCGGCACATCTTTTGGTCGGATCTTTTGGTGAACCGTCACGGAGTCCGGCTGACTAAGTTCCCATCGATTTCGGATGTGGATGATGGCTTGAACAATGTTGTCGCAATCGTTGTGAATAAAGCTAAGCTGGCCACTTTCGTTGGTGATAGACAGCGTGAACTGGTTATCGTCCACCAAGCACACCTCCTCAATTTCGGATGCATAGTATACATCGTTCAGGAGCACGGAGTGAGCCAGGACCTTTGTCTTTTCTGCAGATGTTATTTGCAATGCGGTGGGACCCACTTTAATTGCCACCTTTGTGTCTTTATGGCTGAGTTTCAGCGCGTTGCTAAATACCTTTAAATCCTCGTCTAACGAAAGAGTTGCTCCAGGCAATTTCTGCTGCTCCGCGTCGATGAAATCAGTAAGTTTGTTGGGCGACTCCAGGAACATAAGTTTGCGATTTCCCTTTAAGGGCGCAAGAATgcgatcgtggaacttggTATATTCGCGCACCCACGAGTTGCAGTTATAGATGTACACTGCATGGACATTTTCGTAGGCTACCGTGGGCAGGACATAAAACCACTTCTGCAGGAACTCGGTGCGGAACCGATTATCCGAGCAGGTGTGCGTGAAATCAATGACCACCTCAAACGGCGAGTGACAGAATGGTTTTAGTGTGAGTATAACGTGGTAAATCAGTAAATCACCATTCGTTTCTCCAATCCTAAAAAAGACATTGGGTTACAAAGTTACATAGAAATAAGCTGTGATTCACTTACTTGTATCTTCTTGCTATGTAGTAAAAGACAGGATAGCCAGATTTGCTCGTCCCGGCCTGGTAGAATATGTTCATCGACTTGAGGGTCTTGAACTCCTCCTTCTCGTGCATTTGGTGTTTGACCATGATCTCCTCGAAGTTGGTCGATGACATGTCAATTGAGCTCCAGCGTGCATACGAGCTGAACATCATGTGCGAATCCACGGGCTTGTGCTCCGGAGGTCCCAAGTAAGCGAGCAAAGTAGCCATCTTGTCGAAGGGCCGCCTTCCAACCGCCTTGTGGTCACGACTGCTTGACAGATAGTCGCCGATTTTCTCCTGATGCGTCCACAGCAAGCGATGCAGAGCCAATACGTTCGCATCTGAAATAAAACTCATGCTGTGCGAGGTCTGATCCACGGTCTCACAGTCTGATGCAATCTGAATGAAGAACCGTCGACCAGCCTCGAAGTGATCGCGCAGGAAATCGTTGAAGCACAACATGTGCTGCTCCTTGGAGAACTCCACGTGGTTAGCAATGTTTTGAAGGATCTTGGACATTAGCATAAGACCTCGTTTGGCCGAGCTGTGCACCTGTTTGTCGACGATTCCTAATTCCTGTGGCGAAACTGAAAACATAGGGAATATTAGTAAAAGCAATTTCTGAATTTATCTATAATCTTACCTATGGCGGGATTGATGAACCGCAAGAAGATGACTGTGCCCACAGCGCCGATATTGTTCTGCAGCAGATTAGGGAAGCGTTTGCTTAGCACTTGGTACAGGCAATGACACATGGATCGCAACTGCGGGGGAAAGCGATCTGACGAGTTGATAATGGCGTCAAACACCTTCTGTGTTAGGGCAATCAGGTTGTTCCTGTGCTGCTCAATGTCTTCTGTCGGATCCAGACGAGCTGGATCCACCTCAAAACAGGTCTCCTCCTCTTCATCCAGCAGTGGACGAATGAGGGGCTCTAGTAGCATTTGCAGATAGCTCGCGCCGTATATCTTAAAGCAAAAGGCCATGATTTTGCTGCCCAGAGAATTTCCACGGAATAGGGTCTGCATGCAGTCTGAGACCTCAACCTCGCGGTAGAACATATTCCATAGGAGGGGCGACAACAGGTGTTTGGCGTCGAACAGGGTGACCAGAACCCGAGCCAACTCGTCCATTTGCGATGTAGTAACTACGTTGGCCAAAGCCATGGCTATTGGCAGTTCTCCTTTGTCGCTGATCATTGTAACAAGTTGGACCAGTTGTTCAAAACGATCAGCTAAAACCGTTTCAGCCAAGGTATCAAATTCAGTGCCTTGTTGCAGGATTTGAGTGAGCACCTCCATGAAAGCGGCACGGGTTTGCAAATCTGGATTATAGCCCAAATCAATGGAGTGCATCAATCCAGAGTCAATGTTGGCGCCCAGCAAATTGGACATGGCCAGGATGGTGGCATTTCGCAGAGCCGTCAGTTTTCCAGCTGCCATTCGAGGGCGCGGAGGCAATAGCGGGGTATTATTCATTTCCTTTTCCGCCTCAGAGCTGTCGATGCAGTCATTCAGCAGGTTCATAAAGAGGGTGAAGTACTTCAAAAAGAGCGCACTCTTTGCATCCATCAAATCGCCTCGATCCGATTCCTCAGGCTGAAGAGGAAGGCCCCTAAGCAGCGCTGCCACTGCCTCCATGCAGGCTTGGTCTAGATCGCGAAAGATGAGGGATGTGTTGGTGAGAATAGCGGCATCCGCCGAGCTGGGCGGTGCAATTTGATGGGAGGTGCCCATCACCCAGTCGGTCAAGTATTCAACAAGCTTATTCCGGAACTTCATCTCCTGGCGGAAGGCGAGATCGTCGCGTCGCTTCATCATTACTTCCACCAGCTGGCACAATTTTGTCTTAATTCTAATGGCATAAACAGTCATATCCAGGTGACGAACGTAGCGCACTATTCCTAGCATCATGCCTTCGATGCTTGTAACACCCAGATGTTCCGATGGCGAGGGTTGATCGTTGTTGGGATCCTTGTTAGCTTTGGGATCCAGAATCGATT from Drosophila santomea strain STO CAGO 1482 chromosome 3R, Prin_Dsan_1.1, whole genome shotgun sequence includes:
- the LOC120454526 gene encoding neurofibromin isoform X4 — encoded protein: MTQKPGEWASALLARFEDQLPNRIGAYGTQARMSQDQLVACLIHISRYRFSLVISGLTKMLQRVNEAALQNRHEPERCYFESLVIILTTLERCLTNQTKDTARFEEAMNVKLLLREISQFVDVQSDSNPNAAQLKALASKVLFALSQNHFSAVFNRISARIQELTSCSEENPDYNDIELIQHIDMDMIKLTKLLQETITKFRSKRAPPLILLYSLEKAIWNWIEYHPQEFQDLQRGTNRDISTCWEPLMDFVEYFKTENKKSKTLVWPLQMLLLILNPSCLEAVVNELQQSEKEKEKDKEKVASKSAQSTSRDKDFSAKQFIESIKRGLGQHSPSKQVTESAAIACVKLCKASTYINNTDSNNVVFKLVQFFINDLKALLFNPAKPFSRGQGYNFADIELMIDCWVSCFRINPHNIEALKVCLNLSSPQAYHFVIVCSLLRLAHIYVDFRLQNKNPFRIVNQPRLSWWPQTDVVHYRSAELRALFTDTLNKATQGYIAHTPLRYITSLTLKSKDTQKGLTRAEEGPAHKMLLLLLVRLIHADPTLLLNTQGKVAHEVQSSTLELINGLVSLVHQTTMPDVAQEAMEALLALHAPEKIEVWNPEAPINTFWDVSSQVLFSISQKLIQHQIANYTDVLKWLREILICRNTFLQRHKDYAHVGSQIAICKQAHIKMEVVFFMYLWSVDLDAVLTSLSCFGLLCEEAEICCSSDELTVGFIMPNYHIYQELAQLSTSATDSRICFFDNTHGNVLSRLTLQKRIMTLLRKIEHCVHGVQPAWEETFRNWEVSSKVLQTYPKCKGEDGQAEVFHRGMGKRRASHQSSEHDLEEQINEWANMTWFLLALGGVCLHKRSSSRQMLLQQSQNNASLGSLAQNSLYSSSTSSGHGSLHPSTVSLSTLPPAPPQDVSYCPVTQFVGQLLRLLVCSNEKIGLNIQKNVKELVGEEMSTQLYPILFDQVRAIVEKFFDQQGQVNVNVTDINTQFIEHTIYIMKSILDPKANKDPNNDQPSPSEHLGVTSIEGMMLGIVRYVRHLDMTVYAIRIKTKLCQLVEVMMKRRDDLAFRQEMKFRNKLVEYLTDWVMGTSHQIAPPSSADAAILTNTSLIFRDLDQACMEAVAALLRGLPLQPEESDRGDLMDAKSALFLKYFTLFMNLLNDCIDSSEAEKEMNNTPLLPPRPRMAAGKLTALRNATILAMSNLLGANIDSGLMHSIDLGYNPDLQTRAAFMEVLTQILQQGTEFDTLAETVLADRFEQLVQLVTMISDKGELPIAMALANVVTTSQMDELARVLVTLFDAKHLLSPLLWNMFYREVEVSDCMQTLFRGNSLGSKIMAFCFKIYGASYLQMLLEPLIRPLLDEEEETCFEVDPARLDPTEDIEQHRNNLIALTQKVFDAIINSSDRFPPQLRSMCHCLYQVLSKRFPNLLQNNIGAVGTVIFLRFINPAIVSPQELGIVDKQVHSSAKRGLMLMSKILQNIANHVEFSKEQHMLCFNDFLRDHFEAGRRFFIQIASDCETVDQTSHSMSFISDANVLALHRLLWTHQEKIGDYLSSSRDHKAVGRRPFDKMATLLAYLGPPEHKPVDSHMMFSSYARWSSIDMSSTNFEEIMVKHQMHEKEEFKTLKSMNIFYQAGTSKSGYPVFYYIARRYKIGETNGDLLIYHVILTLKPFCHSPFEVVIDFTHTCSDNRFRTEFLQKWFYVLPTVAYENVHAVYIYNCNSWVREYTKFHDRILAPLKGNRKLMFLESPNKLTDFIDAEQQKLPGATLSLDEDLKVFSNALKLSHKDTKVAIKVGPTALQITSAEKTKVLAHSVLLNDVYYASEIEEVCLVDDNQFTLSITNESGQLSFIHNDCDNIVQAIIHIRNRWELSQPDSVTVHQKIRPKDVPGTLLNMALLNLGSCDPNLRTAAYNLLCALTATFDLKIEGQLLETQGLCIPSNNTIFIKSVSEKLATNEPHLTLEFLEESIQGFQRSTIELKHLCLEYMTPWLKNLVKFCKSNDDSKKLKVSQILDKLINLTIDQKEMYPSVQAKIWGSIGQIPELIDMVLDNFLHKSITYGLGSPQVEIMADTAVALASANVQLVSKKVITRICRVMDKSCTNPTQYLEQHMMWDDIAILGRYLLMLSFNNCLDVATSVPYLFHTITFLVCSGSLSMRASTHGLVINIIHSLCTCTNPSFSEEAQRVLRLSLDEFSLPKFYLLFGISKVKSAAVTAFRSSCRHPTDKWLGNERVTQPLPADRERLSLPSLEVITDALLEIMEACMRDVPDCEWLNTWTSLARSFAFCYNPALQPRALIVYGCISKSVTDHEVKQLLRILVKALESFNDLILIEALVMCLTRIQPLLRPESPIHRALFWVAISVLQLDEITLYGAGLALLEQNLHTLKSQGCFDKKETIAEVMMKTREKLEWHFKQLDHAVGLSFRSNFHFALVGHLIKGFRHPTPTTVSRTSRVLTMLLGIIAKPLHRDKFEVTPDSVAYLTALVAVSEEVRSRCHVKHALPRWPADLSSSAENGEASGGVQAIGLPLSRRQKSWDILDQSALQFARQHKVPTLQNARVLFKTQRSFSVPTTKDPNNATGIEERQERGSRSSVSNESNVLLDPEVLPDLSIQALVLTVLATLVKYSSDEGETRVLYQYLAEGSVVFPKVFPVIHSLLDQKINNILSVSHDQVVLNSVQNIIQNMLASEDPSQQQLHFLQSCGFGGLWRFAGPFTKYNMMGESSELFVNCLEAMVETCLPGDESAPVPPSPRPYNLSSSLSSLTLGSPTDKAA